The Lutra lutra chromosome 1, mLutLut1.2, whole genome shotgun sequence genomic sequence ggagcctgcttcctcctctctctcttacttgtgatctctctctgccaaataaataaaaatctaaaaaaaaaaatattttaaacagaccAAATGGGGTCCGGTgatgataagtgctatgaagaaaatcaaGCAGGGTGATGTGATACAGGAATTCTCCAGAGGTATTCATTCAGCCAGGCTGGCTAGGCGGCAGCTACCCTGAAGAGGCTCTCAAGGACTGAGATGGGAATAACTGCTGTCAGCCacatagcaagtgcaaaggccctgtgatGGAACAAACCCCCCCTACCCCTGCGGTCTGTGTGAGGAACAAAAAGGCCAATGTGACTGAGTGTAGAGGCATCCTAGTGTGATAAGAAGCTGCCTGAGGCCCTTGGGCAGAGGGGGGGATGCAGGAAGTCATACTTCTGTGTTAGCGGGTccatctgctgctgctgctgctgttgtgcGGAGAGCCCAAAGTGGAAGGGTGGAGAACTCCAGGGCTTGGGGAGGAACCTGTTTGGGAATAGAGGAGACAGGAATCTATAGGTTGAATgagagggtagagggaaaaagaaatcgAGGCCAAGCCTATGCTTTGGGGCTAGAATTGTCTGTGAAACCTTGGGGAGGAGCAGGTTTGTAAGAGAAAACAGAGGCCTGTTTTGGCCTCCTCCTGGAGAGAGCTATGCTTGGACATCCCAGTAGAGTTGGCGGCTGGCGGGCGGTCTGTTGGGTCAGGAGAGAGACAGGAATGAAGGCTGACAAACGGGGTGTCATCGGTGTCTAGATGGTGTCTAGAGCCACAGGACTGAAGGAGGAGGAGCTCACTAAGGAGGAAGGACCCACCTACCCACCCTGATTCTGTACTGCCCCTCTCCCACTTAACTCCCAAGACTGGCCTAGCCGGAGGGCTGATGTGGGAGGGGCTCGTCTCTGCTAAGCCCTGGCCACTTCTGATGTTTCTTTGTCCATCATTTTTCCTTAGTTACTTGAGGCCTTCCCCGTCTACATTTCCTTAGAGGGGTCACAGCAGGGCTACCTGGGAGTGTGGGCTCTGAGAAGCATCCCTGAAGGCTGGCAGGACCCCAGGCCTAGAATCCTGGTTAATTGGATGAAACCACTATCCTCCATCCCCCAAGCCTGTGGCCTCCTCTGTATCACCAGATGAGTGGGATGAAACCATTTGGTCTCTGCCAATTTCCAAGGCCCTAAAATTAGTCTCCAGGAGCCCTGCTCCACAGGTGCACAGGCAGCaactccctccccaccagcaaaAGCACCTGCTCCACCAGCAGGCCAGAGAGCCCACCAGGGGTGGTGTGGACACCGAGCCTGGTCCTCTGCATCCTCCCCATGGCCTGGGTCACACCGCCCTGCCTACACATGTCCACCCCCTCCCgattccttctcctctctgatcACAGCTAGGTGTCCCCGCTCTGCCACCAGGGGCTAGAGAAATTTCTGTCTGCCCCACACTGGCCACACTCCCCATACTGACCAGGTGCTGGGAGTCTGGCCCAGCTAGAGGGCTAATGGTTACTCAGGCCCCGTTCCTTCTGGCCCCACCTAGGGTgaatcttcagttttttttttttttttttttttttttttaaaggaaagctgAGATCTGGAcatatttttatctgaaatcGACTGATTTTTCAATCTTGGAcctaatttagtttttttttgtttttaaaacactgggcaagtggggcctgggtggctcagtgggttaaagcctctgccttcggctcgggtcatgatcccagggtcctgggatcgagccccacgttgggctctctgctcggcggggagcctgcttcccactctgtctctgcctgcctctctgcctacttgtgatctctgtcaaataaaaaaataataagtaaaataaaataaaataaaaataaaacactgggcaaggggcacctgggtggctcagttggttaagcgactgccttccactccaatcatgatcccggggttctgggatcgagccccgcatgggctccctgctgagtggaaagccttcttctccatttccctctgcctgcttctctgcctacttgtgctctctatctctctgccaataaatatatataaaaatctttaaacacacacacacacacacacaccaaaacacTGGGCAAAACAGGCAGATTCCAGCCAGAGGGGCTTAGAGGCGGAGACTTGCCAGTCTCTCCAGCTCTGCTGAACCTGTCCATTCTGCTGATCGATAAGATTGATCCACTTTCTGAATGGGCTGCACTGTGACAGGCCAGCCCTTCTTTCTTGAAACTCTCTCCTCCTTAGCTTCCATGACACCAGCCACCACTggttccctccttcctctctgaccATTCTTCCCCTGTCTCCCATGGAGCACCCCTCCCTTTCCTACCACTTCCACATCCTCCTCTTCCCTGCACAAGGACCCCGGGGAAGACATCCCTGACCCAGGCTGCTGCCGCCACCAACTCTCCAGATTCACATTTCCAGCGACCTTCTCTCCTGGATGGTTGGACAAACAGCAGTCTGGGGGTGCCCCTGCTGGTCAGGCTGGGGTACCAGCAAGGGCATCACCCTCTACTCTTTCTCTGATCCTTCAGAGACCAAGCTGGAGCCCCTCCAGGCTAGTCACTGGGCTGCCTCCCACTGCAGCTGGTCCCCTGGGGCCAGCTCTCTTCCTGGTGTCCCTGTTCCAGCCCCAGCTCTGAGCACCCTGGTCCACCATGCCAGGGAGTCGCCATACCCACCTCTGTGCCCTCTGCTCCGTCTTGGGTGGCTTCGGCTCCTGGATGGAcactcctccatctctctctctcactgcatTATGCCTCTGTATTTCCGGAACCTGTGATTTTTCGCTCAGGCCATGCCTTCTCTGCAAGACGTTTTTgctccccaggcgcccccccccccgggggggctCAGCCAGCACTGCTTTCAGAAACCCACCCGTCTCTGCTAGGAGACTCCTAATGGTCTTTTCTCACCTTGGCTGAGGTCTTAGGCTGGCCAAGTTTCCCCAGCTTGACAGACAGTTCActtgggtatgtgtgtgtgtggggggggggggggtgtcctccTTCCTGGGAGAGGGACTTGGCCTTCTTTGCAGGGACCTGGGCTTATCTTTCTCCTCCTATGGGCTGTATTCACTGCCCTGGGAGACGAGCCCTCCTCTGGGTCAATGCCACTGATCACCCCCCCTGCAAAGAAACCCCATTCCGTCTCACCTTTCCCAGACTCAATTTCCTCCTCTCCGGGGCCTTATTCACTAATTTGTCTGAGGGGCCAATGGGGTCTGTGCCTGCTCTGGGAAAAGGGTGCGTGTGGACAGGCGCCTCTTGGGAGAGAAGGCCTggatcccccacccccacgcccagcTTCTCCCTTCCTGGACTTCACGGCTTCCAGCTCTCTCTCCCCAGGAACCCCAATTTTCTACCGTCCCTgtccca encodes the following:
- the LOC125107850 gene encoding translation initiation factor IF-2-like isoform X1 — its product is MGEGRCCGHTPPPVVGEGRWRAGPGDSSSSPPPSRRPAKSSAGPAALSRSGCSVTTAEAAPNSLSRSRRSLYLGKLRPWGDTPGGERIPWEAGTDPIGPSDKLVNKAPERRKLSLGKVPEIQRHNAVRERDGGVSIQEPKPPKTEQRAQRFLPKPWSSPPFHFGLSAQQQQQQQMDPLTQNP